A genomic region of Candidatus Marimicrobium litorale contains the following coding sequences:
- a CDS encoding DsrE family protein: MSNTDKPSLLVIIRRSPYDSSLARSAVDTALAGAALDQSLDVLFLGEGVLQLLPGQDSVHAGLKNIGRLLSSFPLYGIERVYVDADAVTRHGVDLEQAPIPVCALQAIQIHTLMEEHTHLLGF; this comes from the coding sequence ATGAGCAATACAGACAAACCCTCTTTACTCGTCATAATACGCCGCTCACCCTACGACAGCAGTCTGGCGCGGTCTGCAGTAGATACGGCACTAGCCGGCGCTGCGCTGGATCAATCACTGGATGTATTGTTTCTCGGCGAGGGAGTGCTGCAACTGCTCCCGGGGCAGGATAGTGTCCATGCGGGTCTTAAAAATATCGGTCGCCTGCTCAGCTCATTTCCCCTTTATGGCATCGAGCGGGTGTACGTAGATGCAGATGCGGTGACACGGCATGGTGTCGACCTTGAGCAGGCACCGATTCCAGTGTGTGCCCTGCAAGCGATACAGATTCATACATTGATGGAGGAGCACACCCACTTGTTGGGTTTCTAG
- the tusD gene encoding sulfurtransferase complex subunit TusD, with the protein MIYSLLVLSSPVSGHGSRHAADFAKAVLARGHTLRRVFFLDAGTLTSSASSVLPQDEEAQIANWIALAEEKNIELAICITSALRFGMLDAAEATRHECAAATINPAFIISGLGDLVDACNGVDRLVTFGG; encoded by the coding sequence GTGATTTATTCTTTGCTTGTGCTCTCGTCACCTGTATCGGGACACGGGTCTCGGCATGCCGCAGATTTTGCAAAAGCGGTGCTAGCGCGCGGTCACACCCTGCGCAGAGTATTTTTTCTGGATGCGGGCACACTCACTAGCTCTGCCAGCAGCGTACTACCGCAAGATGAAGAGGCTCAGATAGCAAATTGGATTGCACTCGCAGAAGAGAAAAATATAGAGTTGGCGATCTGTATTACTTCCGCGCTGCGCTTTGGCATGCTCGACGCCGCGGAGGCTACGCGCCATGAATGCGCAGCAGCGACCATAAATCCCGCCTTTATCATTTCCGGTCTTGGCGACCTCGTGGACGCTTGCAACGGGGTTGACCGACTGGTCACCTTCGGGGGGTAG
- a CDS encoding Bax inhibitor-1/YccA family protein — MQDNGLYRTDSVGIESALSTNKVLKNTYMLLGMTLLFSAVTAGISMAMGLGHGMALILTLVGFGLLFVVNRLADSSKGLLAIFAFAGVMGASIGPMLNYYLAMPGGHSLVMQALGGTAIVFFGLSAYALTTRKDFSYMGGFLMVGLLVAVVAMIANIFLAIPALSLTISAAVVMIMSGLILFDTSRIINGGETNYIRATVALYLDIYNLFIHLLHLLTAFGGDD; from the coding sequence ATGCAAGACAATGGCTTATACCGTACAGATTCAGTGGGTATTGAATCTGCCCTGAGCACCAACAAAGTATTGAAGAATACCTACATGTTGTTGGGCATGACGCTGCTGTTCAGTGCTGTTACCGCCGGCATTTCTATGGCGATGGGGCTGGGCCATGGAATGGCGCTGATTCTTACCCTAGTGGGCTTTGGTTTGCTTTTTGTTGTAAACCGATTGGCTGACAGCTCGAAGGGCCTGCTGGCGATTTTTGCCTTTGCCGGCGTAATGGGCGCCTCTATCGGCCCCATGCTTAACTATTATTTGGCGATGCCGGGCGGTCACTCGCTGGTTATGCAGGCACTAGGTGGCACTGCCATCGTATTTTTTGGCCTGTCCGCATATGCGCTGACCACCCGGAAGGATTTTTCCTACATGGGAGGATTCCTCATGGTGGGCCTGCTTGTGGCGGTCGTCGCAATGATAGCCAATATATTTCTGGCTATTCCTGCACTGTCCTTGACGATTTCTGCCGCTGTCGTGATGATCATGTCGGGGCTTATCCTGTTCGACACCAGCCGCATCATTAATGGTGGTGAGACAAATTATATTCGCGCCACCGTCGCGCTGTATCTGGATATTTATAATCTGTTCATTCACTTACTGCACTTGTTGACTGCATTCGGTGGTGATGACTGA
- a CDS encoding TusE/DsrC/DsvC family sulfur relay protein, with protein MLPAEAFDNEGFLRDLGEWSPEVAIQIALTEELTLTNPHWEVINLLREYYDLYDSSPAMRPLVKFCGLKLGADRGRSIYLMSLFPGSPAKLGSKIAGLPKPDNCL; from the coding sequence ATGCTGCCAGCCGAGGCATTCGATAATGAGGGCTTTTTGCGCGATCTTGGCGAATGGAGCCCTGAGGTTGCAATACAGATTGCACTAACTGAAGAGCTGACGCTCACCAACCCTCACTGGGAAGTGATTAATCTACTCCGCGAGTATTACGACCTCTATGACAGCTCTCCGGCGATGCGACCGTTGGTGAAATTCTGTGGCCTAAAACTGGGCGCTGATAGAGGCCGAAGTATCTACCTGATGTCACTATTTCCGGGTTCACCCGCTAAACTAGGTAGCAAAATAG
- the tusB gene encoding sulfurtransferase complex subunit TusB, producing MILHTLNANPASEAFSDCLRIAREGDTILLLGAGVYAARTASPALLTLQANGARLCILEPDARLAGAWPPPEGITPVDMTGWVQLSERIAQQQAWY from the coding sequence ATGATCCTTCATACGCTGAACGCCAATCCCGCTAGCGAAGCCTTTTCTGATTGTCTTCGTATCGCCCGTGAGGGCGATACGATCCTGCTGCTCGGTGCAGGCGTCTACGCCGCTCGGACAGCGAGCCCCGCCCTGCTCACCCTGCAAGCTAATGGCGCCCGTCTCTGTATTCTCGAGCCCGACGCACGACTGGCCGGCGCCTGGCCGCCACCTGAAGGAATAACGCCCGTAGATATGACTGGCTGGGTGCAACTTAGCGAGCGAATAGCTCAACAGCAAGCCTGGTACTGA